Proteins encoded within one genomic window of Candidatus Aminicenantes bacterium:
- a CDS encoding aminotransferase class I/II-fold pyridoxal phosphate-dependent enzyme, with protein MPAYEDQLQAAFDPEAFRVEGKRVVDILADHLAASNPDGRPKVLAYEDPEAMLASWADRFGRTPSKPFPELLPEILARSNDLLHPRFVGHQCTTALPLAALAGFAGQFLNNGTAVYEMGPVNTAMERHLVRWMAGLAGWGPDADGVLTSGGSIGNLTALLAARQWAAESDVWRDGVGDDRGAVLVSEQCHYSVRRAVAVMGLGENAAVPVAVDERFHMTAAGLEKAWSEADRRGRRPFAVVANGCSTATGSYDDLTMVGEFAARRGLWFHVDGAHGAGALLTEKYRHLLKGLERADSFIWDAHKNMLMPALITAVLFRDGRRSYEAFSQKASYLFERDAREEWFNFAHRTLECTKTMMGMRLFVSLAAYGTDFFAGYVTAMWDLARAFAAQLRRAGDFEVAVEPESNIVCFRHLRPDEKDASALQRRIRRALLERGTFYVVQTELAGNLWLRCTLINPRTTAADLGALIDEIRSLA; from the coding sequence ATGCCCGCCTATGAAGACCAGCTCCAGGCCGCCTTCGATCCCGAAGCATTCCGGGTTGAAGGCAAGCGCGTCGTCGATATCCTGGCCGACCACCTGGCCGCCTCCAACCCGGACGGGCGCCCCAAGGTCCTGGCGTACGAAGACCCCGAAGCAATGTTGGCCTCCTGGGCGGACCGCTTCGGTCGGACGCCTTCGAAGCCGTTCCCGGAGCTTCTGCCCGAGATTCTGGCCCGTTCCAACGATCTTCTCCATCCCCGCTTCGTCGGCCATCAATGCACCACAGCCCTGCCCCTGGCGGCTTTGGCCGGATTCGCCGGCCAGTTCTTGAACAACGGAACCGCCGTGTATGAGATGGGCCCGGTCAACACGGCCATGGAGAGGCATCTCGTCCGCTGGATGGCCGGGCTGGCGGGATGGGGGCCGGACGCGGACGGCGTCCTGACGAGCGGCGGCTCGATCGGCAACCTGACGGCCCTTCTGGCGGCCCGTCAATGGGCGGCCGAGAGCGATGTCTGGCGGGACGGCGTTGGGGACGATCGAGGCGCAGTCCTCGTCTCGGAGCAATGCCATTACAGCGTCCGGCGGGCGGTCGCCGTGATGGGCTTGGGCGAAAATGCGGCCGTTCCCGTGGCCGTCGACGAGCGCTTTCACATGACCGCGGCCGGGCTGGAAAAGGCGTGGAGCGAAGCCGACCGGCGGGGCCGCCGGCCGTTCGCGGTGGTGGCCAACGGCTGCTCCACGGCCACCGGCAGCTACGACGATTTGACGATGGTCGGCGAATTCGCGGCCCGGCGCGGGCTGTGGTTCCACGTCGATGGGGCCCACGGCGCGGGCGCCTTGCTCACGGAAAAATATCGGCACCTGTTAAAGGGTTTAGAGCGGGCCGATTCCTTCATCTGGGACGCCCATAAAAACATGCTTATGCCGGCCTTGATCACCGCCGTGCTGTTCCGGGATGGCCGCCGCTCCTACGAAGCCTTCTCCCAGAAAGCCTCCTATCTGTTTGAGAGGGATGCGCGCGAAGAGTGGTTCAATTTCGCCCACCGCACCCTTGAGTGCACCAAGACGATGATGGGCATGCGCCTGTTCGTCTCGCTGGCCGCCTACGGGACGGACTTCTTCGCCGGTTATGTCACGGCGATGTGGGACTTGGCCCGCGCGTTCGCCGCCCAGCTGCGGCGGGCGGGCGATTTCGAGGTCGCCGTCGAGCCGGAAAGCAACATCGTCTGCTTCCGCCATCTCAGGCCTGATGAAAAAGACGCGAGCGCCCTGCAGCGCCGCATCCGCCGCGCCTTGCTCGAGCGGGGGACGTTCTACGTCGTCCAAACCGAGCTGGCCGGGAATTTGTGGCTCCGCTGCACCCTGATCAATCCGCGGACGACAGCGGCCGATCTCGGCGCCCTGATCGACGAGATCCGCTCGCTGGCCTGA
- a CDS encoding glycosyltransferase family 2 protein codes for MRISAVLITFNEEANIEAALRSLSGIVDEIVVVDSFSGDRTVKLARAFTDKVVTRKWTNYSDQKNFADGLASHPWILSLDADERISDGLRTEILALRSDEPSCAGFSMPRLVFYLGRWIRHCGWYPDRKVRLFRKDAAAWEGEYVHEKLAVSGEIRTFKNPIHHFTYRNIGDHLARIDKFADLGAQKLYAQGKKCRWPHLLLFPFGRFLKAYVLKRGFLDGFAGIVVSVLNGYSIFVRYAKLGEIWKKGERIEPFPD; via the coding sequence GTGAGAATCTCCGCCGTCCTGATCACCTTCAACGAAGAGGCGAACATCGAGGCCGCGCTCCGGAGCCTGAGCGGGATCGTCGACGAGATCGTCGTCGTCGACAGCTTCAGCGGCGATCGGACCGTCAAGCTGGCCCGGGCCTTCACCGACAAGGTGGTGACCCGCAAGTGGACGAACTATTCCGACCAGAAAAACTTCGCCGATGGCCTGGCTTCCCATCCCTGGATCCTCTCCCTCGATGCCGATGAGCGGATTTCGGACGGCCTGCGGACGGAGATTCTGGCTCTCCGGAGCGACGAGCCCTCCTGCGCCGGGTTTTCCATGCCCCGTCTCGTCTTTTACCTCGGCCGCTGGATCCGCCATTGCGGCTGGTACCCCGACCGCAAGGTCCGCTTGTTCCGCAAGGATGCGGCCGCCTGGGAAGGGGAGTATGTCCACGAAAAGCTGGCCGTCTCGGGCGAGATCCGGACTTTCAAGAACCCCATCCATCACTTTACCTACCGCAACATCGGAGACCACCTGGCCCGCATCGACAAATTTGCCGACCTGGGCGCCCAAAAGCTCTATGCCCAGGGCAAGAAGTGCCGCTGGCCTCACCTGCTCCTCTTCCCCTTTGGTCGTTTTCTGAAAGCCTATGTCCTGAAGCGCGGCTTCCTTGACGGTTTCGCCGGAATCGTCGTCTCTGTCCTCAACGGCTATTCGATCTTCGTCCGCTACGCCAAGCTGGGGGAGATTTGGAAAAAAGGAGAGCGCATTGAGCCTTTTCCAGATTGA
- a CDS encoding glycosyltransferase family 4 protein gives MSLFQIDAGREWGGEERQSFLLTRELVEQGFAVCLVVHPGSPLHAKAEAEGLPVLPIKMKGDDEIGAAYKLSRAMRKHHCVLAHFHGARAVSSGGAVCARAKVPIRAVSRQAVTRLRTGFFSKRKFTQDVDLIVAVSERVRDVLIHGGIAPDKIEVIPSGLNFGAFDGVEDRGLLRREFGFSPDDFLAGIEATLEDSKGYGYLIEAARMLKARAPKIKLIILGRGPLELAQDKQARDLGAGDLVFFLGFHQDAPRILASLDVFVVSSEREGQGGPIMDAMASRLPVVATQVGGIPEVVLHDETGLLVLPRSPRALAEAIYAIYKDPELARRFGERGRQVVHERFSSLAMARKTIALYKRIAYRKMVKLGP, from the coding sequence TTGAGCCTTTTCCAGATTGACGCCGGCCGGGAATGGGGCGGCGAGGAGCGCCAATCTTTCCTGCTGACCCGCGAACTCGTCGAGCAGGGCTTTGCCGTTTGCCTGGTCGTCCACCCCGGCTCGCCCCTGCACGCGAAAGCCGAGGCCGAGGGCTTGCCCGTCCTGCCGATCAAAATGAAGGGGGACGACGAAATCGGCGCCGCCTACAAGCTGTCGCGAGCCATGCGCAAGCATCACTGCGTCCTGGCCCATTTCCACGGGGCCCGCGCCGTCTCCTCCGGCGGCGCTGTCTGCGCCCGGGCCAAAGTGCCGATCAGGGCCGTCTCGCGTCAGGCTGTCACCCGGCTGCGGACGGGATTCTTTTCCAAGCGCAAGTTCACCCAGGACGTGGACCTCATCGTGGCCGTCTCCGAGCGCGTCCGCGACGTCCTGATCCATGGCGGCATCGCCCCGGACAAGATCGAGGTCATTCCCTCCGGGCTCAATTTCGGGGCCTTCGACGGCGTTGAAGACCGGGGCCTCCTGCGTCGCGAGTTCGGGTTTTCGCCCGACGACTTTCTGGCCGGGATCGAGGCCACTTTAGAGGACAGCAAGGGCTATGGCTACCTGATTGAGGCGGCCAGGATGCTCAAGGCGCGCGCGCCGAAAATCAAGCTCATCATCCTCGGCCGGGGCCCGCTCGAGCTGGCTCAGGATAAGCAGGCCCGCGACCTAGGCGCCGGCGACTTGGTCTTTTTCCTGGGCTTTCATCAAGACGCGCCCCGCATTCTGGCTTCGCTGGACGTCTTTGTCGTGTCCTCCGAACGGGAGGGCCAGGGCGGCCCGATCATGGATGCCATGGCCAGCCGGCTGCCCGTCGTGGCCACTCAGGTCGGCGGCATCCCCGAGGTGGTCCTGCACGACGAGACCGGGCTTCTCGTTTTGCCCCGCAGCCCGCGGGCGCTGGCCGAGGCCATCTACGCGATTTACAAGGATCCCGAGCTGGCCCGCCGGTTCGGCGAACGGGGCCGCCAGGTCGTCCACGAGCGGTTCTCGTCTTTGGCCATGGCCCGTAAGACGATTGCGCTTTACAAGCGCATCGCTTACCGCAAGATGGTCAAGCTCGGCCCCTGA
- a CDS encoding SH3 domain-containing protein has product MNAKLKAAPAFLLAAVLLIAACGPKRYYDWSERAPVKIRVKTTTAVLRLSASLKGEVVVDKVAKGTVFEVVRKTGAWYEVRHRSEIGVLLTAYISESDVDPIAAEAAPPVKRT; this is encoded by the coding sequence ATGAACGCCAAATTAAAAGCCGCCCCGGCCTTCCTCCTCGCGGCCGTTCTCCTGATCGCCGCCTGCGGCCCAAAGCGCTACTATGACTGGTCTGAACGCGCCCCGGTCAAAATCAGGGTCAAGACGACGACGGCGGTCCTCCGCTTGAGCGCCTCCCTCAAAGGCGAAGTGGTCGTAGACAAGGTGGCCAAGGGAACGGTCTTCGAGGTCGTCCGCAAGACGGGCGCCTGGTACGAAGTCCGGCATCGGTCGGAGATCGGCGTCCTGCTGACCGCCTATATCAGCGAATCCGACGTTGATCCGATCGCGGCGGAAGCCGCGCCGCCGGTCAAGCGCACTTAA
- a CDS encoding protein kinase: MTEQRIGKYEIIGEIGRGAMGVVYKARDPLIDRIVALKTIRFDMYAQPDQRDEAQKRFLREAKSAGQLSHPHIATIYEVGEDQGQAFIAMEYIEGRSLEAWLADKRRWSVEEAVRFIIEVAEALDSTHKKNIIHRDIKPGNILVDAEGHPHLVDFGIARIPASTLTQTTAVLGTPFYMAPEQVAARKIDHRVDIFALGAIFYEMLTLEKPFTGDNLTTIIYKIMNEEPIPLRQFKGNLPAALDPIVRKLLAKDPDARYQSCRALANDLIRFADEAGFDVGRRPQPETSLTETKKLKRPAEAVKPAADTPSRKPLIIVGVAMAAVVVIAGGILLLTRNNGRLPGQKPESPAVSGPVEPGRQEAAAKPDPKSGAKGQAQIQAGGTTPPPASKEEPAPARKQAPAQKQAPTQKQAPAQIQAPAASNAATNAVKTDPGNPAAKPGEVKEPSPSPAAAEALARDIALRTAEADIKTLLAAYLDGLKKGKEAAFYQANASAALTDRLKRNLELMDKVYDKLEGAAGDLKLDTRSAQSPRFIVRASFPHTITGRTRSNWKRETIFQGSYTWTLEKDGPRWIISDLAFEAK, encoded by the coding sequence ATGACCGAACAGCGGATCGGAAAATACGAGATCATCGGCGAGATCGGTCGCGGCGCCATGGGCGTCGTGTACAAGGCCCGCGACCCGCTCATCGACCGCATCGTGGCCCTTAAAACCATCCGCTTCGACATGTACGCCCAACCCGACCAGCGCGATGAGGCCCAGAAGCGGTTCCTGCGCGAAGCCAAGTCCGCCGGCCAGCTCTCCCACCCCCACATCGCGACCATCTACGAGGTGGGCGAGGACCAGGGCCAGGCCTTCATCGCCATGGAGTACATCGAAGGCCGCAGCCTGGAAGCCTGGCTGGCCGACAAGCGCCGCTGGTCGGTCGAGGAAGCCGTTCGATTTATCATCGAAGTGGCCGAGGCCCTGGACTCGACCCACAAGAAGAACATCATCCACCGCGACATCAAGCCCGGCAACATCCTGGTCGACGCCGAGGGCCATCCCCATCTGGTGGATTTCGGCATCGCCCGCATCCCGGCCTCGACTCTGACCCAGACCACCGCGGTCCTGGGCACGCCGTTCTACATGGCACCCGAACAGGTCGCGGCGCGCAAGATCGACCATCGGGTGGATATCTTCGCCCTGGGCGCCATCTTCTACGAGATGCTGACCCTGGAGAAGCCGTTCACCGGCGACAACCTGACTACAATTATCTACAAGATCATGAACGAGGAGCCGATCCCGCTGCGCCAGTTCAAGGGCAATCTGCCGGCGGCGCTCGACCCGATCGTCCGCAAGCTCTTGGCCAAGGACCCGGACGCCCGCTATCAGTCCTGCCGGGCCCTGGCCAACGACCTGATCCGTTTCGCCGACGAAGCCGGATTCGATGTCGGCCGCCGCCCCCAGCCCGAGACCTCTCTGACCGAGACCAAGAAGCTGAAGCGCCCGGCCGAGGCCGTCAAGCCGGCGGCGGATACACCCTCGCGCAAGCCGCTGATCATCGTCGGCGTAGCCATGGCCGCCGTCGTCGTCATCGCCGGCGGCATCCTGCTTCTGACCCGCAACAACGGGCGGCTGCCCGGCCAAAAGCCGGAGAGCCCCGCCGTCTCCGGGCCGGTCGAGCCGGGGAGGCAGGAAGCGGCGGCCAAGCCCGATCCGAAAAGCGGCGCGAAAGGCCAGGCCCAGATCCAGGCCGGCGGAACCACTCCCCCGCCCGCCTCCAAGGAAGAGCCCGCGCCGGCCCGAAAACAGGCACCGGCCCAAAAACAGGCACCGACCCAAAAACAGGCACCGGCCCAAATACAGGCGCCGGCCGCATCGAACGCCGCCACGAACGCGGTAAAAACGGACCCAGGCAATCCGGCCGCGAAGCCCGGCGAAGTCAAGGAACCGAGCCCAAGTCCCGCTGCGGCCGAGGCCCTAGCCAGGGACATCGCCCTGCGCACCGCCGAAGCGGACATTAAGACGCTCCTGGCGGCTTATCTGGACGGCCTGAAAAAAGGCAAGGAGGCGGCCTTCTACCAAGCCAACGCCTCGGCCGCCCTCACCGACCGCCTCAAGCGCAACCTCGAGCTGATGGATAAGGTGTACGACAAGCTCGAAGGCGCGGCGGGCGATCTCAAGCTCGACACGCGCAGCGCCCAATCTCCCCGCTTCATCGTGCGGGCGAGCTTCCCGCACACGATCACCGGCCGGACCCGCTCCAATTGGAAGCGCGAGACGATCTTCCAAGGGAGCTACACCTGGACCTTGGAGAAAGACGGGCCGCGTTGGATCATCTCCGACCTGGCCTTCGAAGCCAAATGA
- a CDS encoding protein phosphatase 2C domain-containing protein has protein sequence MRLEIEAFGRTDIGRKRDHNEDDFLCLDLRGRSAGSDYDWLLAVADGIGGHVGGAQASAAAVRVLKEAFTPDGAAGSPRDVLFAACRAANAEIFRTAAGIPGSAGMGTTLVAALIRPDRAFIANVGDSRAYVVRDRTLYQLTKDHSWIAEQRAIGDLSEADIERSPFRRMVTRSLGYEDKVQVDGFEVDLESGDALLLCSDGLYGPVPERVMGRVFRKSADLPWICERLVRLANRRGGPDNITAVAARVRPTGRPRKAVRERGEG, from the coding sequence GTGCGCCTCGAAATTGAAGCCTTCGGCCGGACGGACATCGGGCGGAAGCGCGATCACAACGAGGATGATTTTCTCTGCCTCGATCTTCGCGGCCGCTCCGCCGGTTCGGATTATGACTGGCTGCTGGCCGTCGCCGACGGCATCGGCGGCCACGTCGGCGGCGCCCAAGCCTCAGCCGCTGCGGTCCGGGTCCTGAAAGAGGCCTTTACGCCGGACGGCGCGGCCGGCTCCCCCCGGGACGTCCTGTTCGCGGCCTGCCGAGCCGCCAACGCCGAGATCTTCCGGACGGCCGCCGGCATCCCCGGATCGGCCGGCATGGGCACGACCCTGGTCGCCGCCCTGATCCGGCCCGACCGCGCCTTCATCGCCAATGTCGGCGACAGCCGCGCCTACGTAGTCCGGGACAGGACGCTCTATCAGCTCACCAAGGATCATTCCTGGATCGCCGAGCAGAGAGCCATCGGCGACCTGAGCGAAGCGGACATCGAGCGATCTCCGTTCCGGCGGATGGTCACCCGTTCGCTGGGGTACGAGGACAAGGTTCAGGTCGACGGCTTCGAGGTCGACCTGGAGAGCGGCGACGCGCTGCTGCTTTGCAGCGACGGGCTTTACGGCCCGGTGCCGGAGCGGGTTATGGGCCGAGTTTTCCGCAAGTCCGCGGACCTGCCGTGGATCTGCGAGCGGCTCGTCCGCCTGGCCAACCGGCGGGGCGGGCCAGACAACATCACCGCCGTGGCAGCCCGCGTCCGCCCGACCGGCCGTCCGCGAAAAGCGGTCCGGGAACGAGGAGAAGGATGA
- a CDS encoding FHA domain-containing protein translates to MRNARLSFPRWIAASGLLIFAASAFAQDIYVLDLLNRPERFLNTSVTVVGQVQALQTGSGGGPRGTYTIVDDSTPSPLTIRTEKLPKIGKVYRITGTLLADPARANAPTLKEEKRSPLGSSLTSSVLIAAGAALAVLFVILVILWLKPRRRAESAPSVRPVGPDMSKTIRVPPPPPAESADGGKTQVYRNLGAALILESGPDKGREYPLHLMKTLIGRPGGRLNDIEIADRTVSKEQAALHYDTATKEFTLVNESATNPTLLDGAELSGPTVLKAGAAISVGKVVLRFKVG, encoded by the coding sequence ATGAGGAACGCCCGGCTGTCTTTTCCCCGCTGGATAGCGGCCTCCGGCCTGCTCATCTTCGCCGCCTCCGCATTTGCCCAAGACATCTATGTCCTGGATCTTCTGAACCGACCGGAGCGGTTCCTCAACACTTCGGTGACGGTCGTCGGCCAGGTCCAGGCCCTCCAGACGGGCTCCGGCGGGGGCCCGCGGGGGACCTATACGATCGTCGATGACAGCACCCCGTCGCCCCTGACCATCCGGACCGAAAAGCTGCCTAAGATCGGCAAGGTCTATCGGATCACCGGAACGCTCCTGGCCGACCCGGCCCGGGCAAACGCCCCGACTTTGAAGGAGGAGAAGCGCTCCCCCCTGGGCTCGTCGCTCACCTCGTCCGTGCTGATCGCGGCCGGAGCGGCTCTGGCGGTGCTGTTCGTCATTCTCGTCATCCTTTGGCTCAAGCCTCGCCGCCGGGCGGAGTCGGCGCCAAGCGTCCGACCGGTTGGGCCGGACATGTCGAAGACCATCCGCGTCCCGCCGCCCCCTCCGGCCGAAAGTGCTGACGGCGGGAAAACGCAGGTCTACCGGAACCTGGGGGCCGCCCTGATCCTGGAAAGCGGTCCCGACAAGGGCCGGGAATACCCGCTCCACCTGATGAAGACGCTCATCGGGCGTCCCGGAGGCCGGCTCAACGACATCGAGATCGCGGACCGCACAGTCTCCAAGGAACAGGCCGCCCTTCACTACGATACCGCGACAAAGGAATTCACCCTGGTCAACGAGAGCGCCACGAACCCGACCCTGCTCGACGGCGCCGAGCTGAGCGGCCCGACCGTTCTCAAAGCCGGAGCGGCGATCAGCGTGGGCAAAGTCGTGCTCCGGTTCAAGGTCGGGTGA
- a CDS encoding adenylate/guanylate cyclase domain-containing protein, with translation MGGKIKLEASGSAAAVFELGNTTGIGRSSGNQIRLEADAAASRQHAMIRLQGEQEYYLVDLGSANGTFLNDKLVVAPALLRNGDRIKVGESDLLFELPGPSPDEQRHITGLHLEKTQVAVHLRTMVVLVSGIRHFTRIGELLPPDRLARFLGSWFCQASEIISNHKGVVDKFVGDTVMAYWIQEERAPTVASASAVDAARALHRQAAAIQVPDHPEFAFRIGVGINQGLVSSGTMGVTQRDATIVGDAVTLAFRLESVCKVKKVPIVVGADLVRGLGEKFPFVSMGKVPLKGKAVSPEAFSLQVE, from the coding sequence ATGGGAGGGAAGATCAAGCTCGAGGCTTCGGGGAGCGCTGCGGCCGTTTTCGAGTTGGGCAACACGACGGGCATCGGCCGCTCCTCCGGCAATCAGATCCGCCTTGAGGCGGACGCCGCCGCCTCGCGCCAGCACGCGATGATCCGCCTGCAGGGCGAGCAGGAGTATTACCTGGTCGACCTCGGCTCGGCCAACGGCACCTTCCTCAACGACAAGCTGGTGGTCGCGCCGGCCCTTCTCCGCAACGGCGATCGCATCAAGGTCGGCGAGTCCGACCTGCTGTTCGAGCTGCCGGGCCCTTCCCCGGACGAACAGCGGCATATCACCGGCCTCCATCTGGAGAAGACGCAAGTGGCCGTGCACTTGCGAACCATGGTCGTCCTGGTCAGCGGCATCCGCCATTTCACCAGGATCGGGGAGCTGCTGCCCCCGGACCGGCTGGCCCGCTTTCTCGGCTCCTGGTTCTGCCAGGCGTCCGAGATCATTTCCAACCACAAAGGCGTCGTGGATAAGTTCGTCGGCGATACCGTCATGGCCTATTGGATCCAGGAGGAGCGGGCCCCGACCGTGGCCTCGGCGAGCGCCGTGGACGCGGCCCGGGCTCTCCACCGGCAGGCGGCCGCGATCCAGGTGCCCGACCACCCGGAGTTCGCCTTTCGCATCGGGGTGGGGATCAATCAAGGCCTGGTCTCGAGCGGCACCATGGGCGTCACCCAGCGGGATGCCACGATCGTAGGCGATGCCGTCACCCTGGCCTTCCGCCTGGAAAGCGTTTGCAAGGTTAAGAAGGTCCCGATCGTCGTCGGGGCCGATCTCGTCCGCGGCCTGGGCGAAAAGTTCCCGTTCGTGTCGATGGGCAAGGTTCCGCTCAAGGGCAAGGCCGTCAGCCCCGAGGCCTTCAGCCTTCAGGTGGAGTGA
- a CDS encoding transcriptional regulator: protein MSADLRDLADLDRVIHEPARLIIATILSVAESADFLYLQRETGLTKGNLSFHLAKLEEAGYVAIEKTYKGKIPLTLVRLTPDGLKAYKIYRARFKRLFGG, encoded by the coding sequence TTGAGCGCTGATCTGCGGGACCTGGCCGATCTCGACCGGGTCATCCACGAGCCGGCCCGGCTGATCATCGCCACCATCCTCTCGGTGGCCGAGAGCGCCGACTTCCTCTATCTCCAGCGCGAGACCGGCCTGACCAAGGGGAATCTCTCGTTCCACCTGGCCAAGCTCGAGGAGGCCGGGTATGTCGCGATCGAGAAGACCTACAAGGGCAAGATCCCGTTGACGCTCGTCCGCCTGACGCCCGACGGCCTCAAAGCTTACAAAATCTACCGGGCCCGCTTCAAGCGATTGTTCGGAGGGTAG
- a CDS encoding TonB-dependent receptor, with product MVQAGLVSAALLAAAVFLIGPASLSAAEIVSGRVVSAASGRPIVGVLITVRGTEAAGGSAVTSDADGRFRLEIPAPSESVLVFRKTGFAEAIVKTASGSGLIIRLTADPSAFLPAEEVVVEAAGLDRTAFELPYAGRTVSRDRLLDGGIEALNEAVADVPGISFVGGGFHSAPSLRGLARNRLVLLVDGVRTASIRTVGGHLGFVHPFAVEDVEVVKGPFSTVYGHDAMAGVLQVDTLRPAFSESGLSIRGGATAGYQSAANGSDGAFHLEAGTRKAAFLVSCGRTVEEDYRMGGGAVLPQSGFRLASFLAKGEFRPAAGHHLEILYLRTDGTDIGKASGDPAIVNRHPSESNEVAALSYEWRPNGPFLNSLEAKLSRGLFSLAADFRTLTGPRTVQSLRDLGEDDYGVFLRAGLSPVQRAIVFIGLDGYFQENQRITGVKNIYLTGQSAPFSSASLNEVPLAATRDVGLFAQGTWAAAPRWDFIFGARMDGASERAEFPDGVQLRRFDPELNGNLGLLYKIGSGLRLGANIGTAFRLPTPKDRYFVGQTPQGINIGNPDLKPEHSLNADLVLKFRTETPGPLWVEGSLAGFVNRFRDLIVIKWDQPTGNRTGVFANAGRAEIYGLEAEAALAWKKGWTVSAAVTALGAAVHGNDEVLDDLPPLQGRLSLRRTLAGTGWLGLDLRGAVAEGRTSAGDLPASAWLTADLAAGWRIGRTWALRLSLDNVFDASYREFFDLPLLRRKGRSLDLSLTVGL from the coding sequence ATGGTCCAAGCCGGCCTCGTGTCGGCCGCGCTCCTGGCTGCCGCCGTCTTCCTCATCGGACCGGCCTCTCTGTCGGCGGCGGAGATCGTTTCGGGCCGGGTCGTCTCCGCGGCTTCCGGCCGGCCGATCGTGGGTGTGTTGATCACCGTCCGCGGGACCGAGGCGGCCGGGGGCTCGGCCGTGACCTCGGATGCGGACGGCCGTTTCCGCCTCGAGATTCCCGCTCCTTCGGAATCCGTCCTTGTCTTCCGCAAGACCGGGTTCGCCGAGGCGATCGTCAAGACGGCTTCCGGGTCCGGCCTCATCATCCGCCTGACCGCCGATCCGTCCGCCTTTCTGCCCGCGGAGGAGGTCGTGGTCGAAGCGGCGGGTCTGGACCGAACGGCCTTCGAGCTGCCTTACGCCGGCCGGACCGTATCGCGGGACCGCCTGCTGGACGGCGGAATCGAGGCCCTGAATGAAGCCGTCGCTGACGTACCCGGCATTTCGTTTGTGGGCGGGGGGTTCCATTCCGCCCCGTCCCTGCGCGGCCTGGCCCGCAACCGGCTCGTTCTTCTCGTCGATGGCGTTCGGACCGCTTCCATACGAACGGTCGGTGGGCATCTCGGCTTCGTCCATCCCTTCGCAGTCGAGGACGTGGAGGTCGTCAAGGGGCCCTTCTCGACCGTCTACGGTCACGACGCCATGGCCGGCGTTCTTCAGGTCGACACCCTCCGCCCGGCTTTCTCCGAGTCCGGGCTCTCGATCCGCGGCGGGGCCACGGCCGGCTATCAGTCGGCCGCCAACGGCTCCGACGGTGCGTTCCATCTGGAAGCCGGGACGCGGAAGGCCGCCTTCCTCGTTTCCTGCGGCCGCACGGTCGAGGAAGACTATCGGATGGGAGGGGGGGCGGTCCTGCCCCAATCCGGGTTCCGACTGGCCTCCTTCCTGGCCAAGGGCGAGTTCCGGCCGGCGGCCGGCCATCACCTCGAGATCCTCTACCTGCGCACCGACGGAACCGACATCGGCAAAGCCAGCGGTGATCCCGCAATCGTCAACCGCCACCCGTCCGAAAGCAATGAGGTTGCGGCGCTGTCCTACGAATGGCGGCCCAACGGCCCGTTTCTCAACTCCTTGGAAGCCAAGCTCTCGCGCGGACTGTTCAGCCTGGCCGCAGATTTCCGGACGCTGACCGGGCCGCGGACGGTGCAGAGCCTGCGCGACTTGGGCGAAGACGACTACGGCGTCTTCCTGCGGGCCGGACTTTCTCCGGTCCAGCGCGCCATCGTGTTCATCGGGCTGGACGGATATTTCCAGGAAAACCAGCGCATCACCGGGGTGAAGAACATCTACCTGACGGGCCAGTCAGCGCCCTTCTCGTCGGCTTCGCTTAATGAAGTGCCTTTGGCGGCGACGCGGGATGTCGGCTTGTTCGCCCAAGGCACCTGGGCCGCCGCTCCGCGCTGGGACTTCATCTTCGGAGCCAGGATGGACGGGGCTTCCGAGCGGGCCGAATTCCCGGACGGCGTTCAGCTCCGCCGCTTCGATCCCGAATTGAACGGAAATCTGGGCCTTCTCTACAAGATCGGCTCCGGGCTGAGGCTGGGCGCGAACATCGGCACCGCCTTCCGGCTACCGACGCCCAAGGACCGCTATTTCGTGGGCCAGACCCCGCAGGGGATCAACATCGGGAATCCCGACCTCAAGCCCGAGCACAGCCTGAATGCCGACCTGGTCCTCAAATTCCGTACGGAGACGCCCGGTCCCCTGTGGGTCGAGGGTTCGCTGGCCGGTTTCGTCAACCGGTTTCGCGACCTGATCGTCATCAAATGGGACCAGCCTACCGGCAATCGCACCGGCGTCTTCGCCAATGCCGGCCGGGCCGAGATTTATGGGTTGGAAGCCGAGGCCGCCCTGGCCTGGAAAAAGGGCTGGACCGTCTCCGCCGCGGTCACCGCTCTCGGTGCGGCCGTCCACGGCAACGACGAAGTCCTGGACGATTTGCCGCCGCTGCAAGGTCGATTGAGCCTGCGCCGGACGCTGGCCGGCACGGGCTGGCTGGGACTCGATCTGCGGGGCGCCGTAGCCGAGGGCCGGACTTCGGCCGGGGATCTCCCGGCGTCGGCCTGGCTCACGGCCGATCTGGCGGCCGGATGGCGGATCGGCCGGACGTGGGCCCTGCGGCTGTCGCTGGACAATGTCTTTGACGCGTCCTACCGGGAGTTTTTCGATCTGCCGCTCTTGCGGCGCAAGGGCCGCAGTCTGGATCTTTCGCTCACGGTCGGCTTGTGA